A region of Culicoides brevitarsis isolate CSIRO-B50_1 chromosome 1, AGI_CSIRO_Cbre_v1, whole genome shotgun sequence DNA encodes the following proteins:
- the LOC134836806 gene encoding trafficking protein particle complex subunit 12, with product MAENDSSSLTKYFADDPPSLFDELVQPQQLSIIQNSDPPMKFPDVTHLLNEEVTKPNVPNEVIDFWEPSPYLSATSTSSVPPPLTLPGMYTSVDYQDYIKEVSTALLGKIEAVAKRSDILSENDVTQDDRGLRQLILSGCFSAALNLTSRLLSVYGQGFNNVGQVSKSTPHSLGLWFTRLSLLLRLGQYDICVKEAEPFGKLNNPDMYFENYPELYPGRKGSLASFSFRLLLAELPIYKSRLNEAMNNLTELLETCKKIKTYFERTNSDAGRFWQRRIFRVMHSIINCAIMKKDHALATELLQQILRETDDEDEKKSLELALGRVFLQSGDIKSAEICFTRVFGEKRDTVTLLECINRGLVHVAKAEFGEALKYFTKGLELDDKNIMLHNNLAVCLLYTGQLKNAIRQFETAIELNPHQALNENLLLNLSTLYELESNDARTKKLALLRKVATYKPDLNCSVEVCLKLEYKRQTDDFVIKMEKKDTYVV from the exons atgGCTGAAAACGACTCCTCATctcttacaaaatattttgctgaCGATCCTCCGAGTTTATTTGACGAATTAG ttcaaccCCAACAATTATCAATAATCCAAAATTCTGATCCTCCAATGAAATTTCCTGACGTCACGCATTTGCTGAATGAGGAAGTAACGAAACCAAATGTCCCCAATGAAGTTATCGATTTTTGGGAGCCTTCCCCGTATTTGAGTGCAACTTCGACATCTTCAGTGCCGCCGCCTTTGACACTTCCCGGAATGTACACGTCGGTCGATTATCAGGATTACATCAAGGAAGTTTCAACCGCGCTATTGGGAAAAATCGAGGCAGTGGCAAAACGTTCGGATATTTTGTCGGAAAATGACGTCACGCAAGACGATCGCGGTTTGAGGCAATTAATTTTGTCGGGATGTTTTTCCGCTGCCTTGAATTTGACTTCGAGACTGTTGTCGGTTTACGGGCAAGGCTTCAATAACGTCGGGCAAGTCTCGAAATCGACGCCGCATTCGCTTGGATTGTGGTTCACGAGACTTTCGCTGCTCTTGAGACTCGGGCAATACGACATTTGTGTCAAAGAAGCGGAGCCGTTTGGAAAATTGAACAATCCCGACATGTATTTTGAGAATTATCCCGAACTTTATCCCGGGAGAAAAGGATCTTTGGCGAGTTTTTCCTTCAGATTGCTGCTCGCGGAACTGCCGATCTACAAAAGTCGCTTAAATGAAGCGATGAATAATTTAACGGAACTCTTGGAAACAtgcaaaaagataaaaacttactttgaaAGGACAAATTCGGATGCGGGACGTTTTTGGCAACGTCGAATTTTCCGCGTGATGCATTCCATCATCAATTGTGCGATAATGAAGAAGGACCATGCCCTCGCGACGGAGTTGCTTCAACAAATTTTACGCGAAACCGACGacgaagacgagaaaaaatcaCTTGAATTAGCGTTGGGGCGAGTTTTTCTCCAATCTGGCGACATAAAAAGTGCGGAAATTTGCTTCACGCGAGTTTTTGGCGAGAAACGCGACACAGTTACGTTGCTCGAATGCATCAACCGAGGGTTAGTTCACGTGGCAAAAGCAGAATTTGGTGaagctttgaaatatttcacaaaaggACTCGAATTGGATGACAAAAATATCATGTTGCACAATAATTTGGCAGTTTGTTTGCTTTACACGGGGCAACTGAAGAACGCGATAAGGCAATTTGAGACAGCGATTGAATTGAATCCGCATCAAGCGTTGAACGAAAATTTGCTGTTGAATTTGTCGACGTTGTACGAGCTGGAGTCGAATGATGCGAGAACGAAAAAATTGGCGTTACTGAGAAAAGTAGCGACTTATAAGCCGGATTTGAATTGCAGCGTCGAGGTTTGCCTGAAATTAGAGTATAAGAGACAAACGGatgattttgtgataaaaatggagaaaaaggaTACTTATGTCGTGTAA
- the LOC134833570 gene encoding uncharacterized protein LOC134833570, whose product MPHKDKREPNKKKPEKRRELRLKKFWHTPRITTSSEDSCGAESPTKHAASINAVTKSSSSPQKPPTCSLPLLQVWPSADSPRGEADGQSFIFPIIQDDQHPIDRRNSLFCDQLHAGGGGDSGIDSIQASPSPVALPDKNSPSTTPIGSPNPSIGDRRHNRRPSSALLHPDHARLLALRQLHTSPDNTSIEDANEFTNGINSIQICTATSSSTSSLNSIAQALSISGTHQRLSDPWLHTQHHSLDKEQQSTSQQHQLEPERRRSSGLSGRLSLFDALDLEYALFRAAARGSVGPYSLTGSVHKLTFTQSLAFPNLARNMATKRRCSPTQDAHARPLNPNESGINTCAKIATALILVAISFLVFFIVFKYVKT is encoded by the exons ATGCCTCACAAAGATAAGCGCGAACCGAATAAAAAG AAACCAGAAAAAAGACGCGAATTgcgtttaaaaaagttttggcaTACTCCAAGGATAACCACGTCATCAGAAGACTCGTGCGGAGCAGAAAGTCCCACAAAACACGCAGCAAGCATAAATGCTGTCAcaaagtcgtcgtcgtcgccacAAAAGCCTCCCACGTGTTCGCTTCCATTGTTACAAGTTTGGCCAAGTGCTGACTCGCCAag aggagAAGCCGACGGTCAAAGTTTTATCTTCCCCATTATCCAAGATGATCAACATCCGATTGATCGTCGTAACTCATTGTTCTGTGATCAATTACACGCTGGCGGCGGCGGCGATTCGGGAATTGATTCGATACAAGCGTCGCCATCGCCCGTAGCATTACCTGATAAGAATTCTCCGAGCACGACGCCAATTGGGTCTCCGAATCCCTCAATTGGCGACAGACGACACAATAGAAGACCATCAAGTGCACTTTTACATCCAGACCATGCAAGATTATTGGCCTTGAGACAACTTCATACATCACCGGATAAT ACATCGATAGAAGATGCGAACGAATTTACAAATGGAATCAATAGTATTCAAATATGTACAGCAACATCGTCATCGACATCATCCCTGAATTCGATAGCGCAAGCTTTGAGCATATCTGGAACACATCAAAG aCTGTCAGATCCTTGGTTACACACGCAACATCACAGTTTAGACAAAGAGCAGCAATCCACGTCGCAGCAACATCAACTCGAACCGGAGCGTCGTCGTTCTTCGGGTCTTTCAGGCAGATTATCACTTTTCGACGCCCTGGATCTCGAATACGCCCTTTTTCGTGCTGCTGCTCGCGGAAGTGTTGGTCCATATTCGCTCACGGGATCTGTGCACAAACTAACTTTCACACAATCCTTGGCATTTCCGAATCTCGCACGAAACATGGCAACGAAACGACGTTGCTCGCCAACGCAAGACGCTCACGCTCGACCCCTGAATCCGAACGAAAGCGGCATCAATACGTGCGCAAAAATCGCAACCGCCCTCATTCTCGTGGCAATTAgctttttggtctttttcatAGTTTTCAAGTACGTGAAGACATGA